A single region of the Drosophila miranda strain MSH22 chromosome 2, D.miranda_PacBio2.1, whole genome shotgun sequence genome encodes:
- the LOC108155869 gene encoding uncharacterized protein LOC108155869, whose translation MQKSQRGLCWMLFLLGSLILTLTLAFSYWMFVPREVHLWSLISRNYSGPEAKFSILPGMVPEGLKLKHGPPFVYQILH comes from the coding sequence ATGCAGAAGTCACAACGTGGTCTGTGCTGGATGCTGTTTTTGTTGGGCTCACTGATCCTCACTTTAACGCTGGCCTTCAGTTACTGGATGTTTGTTCCACGGGAGGTGCACTTATGGTCGCTGATTTCGCGCAATTACAGCGGGCCAGAAGCAAAGTTCTCCATACTCCCGGGGATGGTGCCAGAGGGACTCAAGCTGAAGCACGGGCCGCCCTTCGTCTACCAGATATTACATTAG
- the LOC108155867 gene encoding protein SYS1 homolog, translated as MKGGTFRNTQWDPTLLTSQIISMQFCVYFTLGLLVFVANKLSGDNYTLDHLFEYREIHIYDLGGRLVICAFVVNAFIASLALWCIVRRAKLCLDFSCTFHVLHLLICWWYNRSFPANASWWLLNVITGTIMCIGGEFLCLHTEMKEIPVGYAALNQKSDV; from the exons ATGAAAGGCGGAACGTTTCGCAACACGCAATGGGACCCCACGCTACTGACCTCCCAAATCATCTCGATGCAGTTCTGCGTGTACTTCACACTTGGCCTCCTCGTGTTCGTAGCCAACAAGTTGTCTGGCGACAACTACACACTGGACCATTTATTCGAATATCGT GAAATACACATATACGACCTAGGCGGTAGGCTGGTCATTTGCGCCTTTGTCGTAAATGCGTTTATAGCTTCGCTGGCTCTGTGGTGCATAGTAAGACGTGCGAAGCTGTGTCTGGACTTCAG CTGCACCTTTCATGTCCTGCACTTGCTAATTTGCTGGTGGTACAATCGTTCATTCCCCGCGAACGCCTCCTGGTGGCTGCTAAACGTCATAACAGGAACCATTATGTGCATAGGCGGGGAGTTTCTCTGTCTTCATACCGAAATGAAAGAGATTCCAGTAGGCTATGCTGCTCTCAACCAAAAGTCGGACGTTTGA